A genomic window from Candidatus Methylomirabilota bacterium includes:
- a CDS encoding dimethylsulfonioproprionate lyase family protein, with the protein MGQSIAHSDRPERGAILRRFLIALESALAASAAGDQSTAAPLGEFARLTRSIDATSRWPGRNVSLERLPVCRFWESALEAGVGGPAEPLISALRELGPSLSWAQNPNYRRHPPGPTFLDNYGYAVIVGPADGPPAIAVDPRLALGVLLLGPGTHYPRHEHPAIEIYFTLTSEGEWWKGAGPWRREPLATAIYHAPNVPHATRAGSSPLLALYLWSGNLATHAKLTPAD; encoded by the coding sequence ATGGGCCAGAGCATAGCGCATTCTGATCGGCCTGAGAGAGGGGCCATCCTGCGTCGATTCCTGATCGCCCTGGAGAGCGCGCTGGCCGCCTCGGCCGCCGGTGACCAGAGCACCGCGGCGCCGCTCGGCGAGTTCGCCCGCCTCACGCGCTCGATCGACGCGACGAGCCGCTGGCCGGGCCGCAACGTCTCGCTGGAGCGTCTCCCCGTCTGCCGGTTCTGGGAGAGTGCCCTGGAGGCGGGAGTGGGCGGTCCCGCGGAGCCACTCATCTCGGCTCTTCGGGAGCTCGGGCCGTCGCTATCGTGGGCGCAGAACCCGAACTACCGGCGCCACCCTCCCGGTCCGACGTTTCTCGACAACTACGGCTACGCCGTCATCGTCGGACCCGCCGACGGACCGCCGGCCATCGCGGTCGATCCGCGCCTGGCCCTCGGCGTGCTTCTCCTCGGGCCGGGGACCCATTACCCGCGGCACGAGCATCCGGCGATCGAGATCTACTTCACGCTCACCTCGGAAGGGGAGTGGTGGAAGGGAGCCGGGCCGTGGCGCCGAGAGCCGCTGGCCACGGCCATCTATCACGCGCCGAACGTGCCTCACGCGACGCGCGCCGGCAGCTCGCCGCTCCTCGCGCTTTATCTGTGGAGCGGCAACCTCGCGACTCACGCGAAACTGACTCCTGCTGACTGA
- a CDS encoding Xaa-Pro peptidase family protein encodes MPNRSEIDFPKLRAGRLARLQTMMKRHDLPVALLYTTANIRYATGADVMGVWTAGTFARYCIVPAEGAPILFEYKGSVHVSQKVVADVRPAYTWQYGGLAARDKAREWARSIRATLAEFGLEHERLAVDRLDTTGFLALQDEKIPIVEVLPASVDAREVKTPEEVQLFAINGGIGDAVLAEFEAAIRPGIREYELLAVLSDALLRRHGEGLFTRLVSSGTNTNPWLTEATDKTVQPGDLVGVDTDAHGYEGYIIDVSRTFLCGDHPTPEQKEAYRVAYDCVMGMHELVRPGITFKEFAGKAPRLPEAYAAQRYPTMVHQAGLEDEGPGIPYPDDTRGPRRIMPQREFKENMVLCLECYAGKVGAPFGVKLEDQVLVTKDGPKLICAYPYDAKLL; translated from the coding sequence ATGCCGAACCGCAGCGAGATCGACTTCCCCAAGCTCCGCGCGGGCAGGCTCGCGCGCCTGCAGACGATGATGAAGCGGCACGATCTGCCCGTCGCGCTTCTCTATACCACGGCGAACATCCGCTACGCGACGGGGGCGGACGTCATGGGGGTGTGGACGGCCGGCACCTTCGCGCGCTACTGCATCGTCCCGGCCGAGGGCGCGCCCATTCTCTTCGAGTACAAGGGCTCGGTCCACGTCTCCCAGAAGGTCGTGGCCGACGTGCGCCCGGCCTACACGTGGCAGTACGGCGGGCTCGCCGCGCGCGACAAGGCCCGCGAGTGGGCGCGCTCGATTCGCGCTACCCTCGCCGAGTTCGGCCTCGAGCACGAGCGCCTCGCCGTCGACAGACTCGACACCACCGGCTTCCTCGCCCTCCAGGACGAGAAGATACCCATCGTCGAGGTGCTCCCGGCGAGCGTCGATGCGCGCGAGGTCAAGACGCCGGAGGAAGTCCAGCTCTTCGCGATCAACGGCGGGATCGGCGACGCCGTCCTGGCCGAGTTCGAGGCAGCCATTCGTCCCGGCATCCGCGAGTACGAGCTGCTCGCGGTTCTGAGCGATGCCCTCCTCCGCCGCCACGGCGAAGGCCTCTTCACGCGGCTCGTCTCCTCGGGCACCAATACCAATCCATGGCTGACCGAGGCCACCGACAAGACGGTGCAACCGGGTGACCTGGTCGGCGTGGACACCGATGCCCACGGCTACGAAGGCTACATCATCGACGTCTCGCGGACCTTTCTGTGTGGCGACCATCCCACGCCCGAGCAGAAGGAGGCGTATCGCGTCGCCTACGATTGCGTCATGGGCATGCACGAGCTCGTCAGGCCGGGGATCACCTTCAAGGAGTTCGCGGGCAAGGCGCCTCGCCTGCCGGAGGCGTACGCGGCCCAGCGCTATCCGACCATGGTGCACCAGGCGGGGCTCGAGGATGAAGGCCCCGGCATTCCCTACCCTGACGACACGAGGGGGCCGCGGCGAATCATGCCCCAGCGCGAGTTCAAGGAGAACATGGTGCTGTGCCTCGAGTGCTATGCGGGCAAGGTCGGCGCGCCCTTCGGCGTCAAGCTCGAGGACCAGGTGCTCGTGACGAAAGACGGGCCCAAGCTGATCTGCGCGTATCCCTACGACGCGAAGCTACTTTAG
- a CDS encoding chlorohydrolase family protein produces MRTLVRGGWVVGFSGHTHTLTPDGVVVYENDRVLHVGRRFDGAVDTEIDARDRLVSPGFIDTHVHSGHRASHRLITDTGRPDFYGQPFLEITVPREGTRVGGDPRYARPTDTDADAGNRLLATFTVAEMLRNGITTFMEFGSQLRVQEALLSEVDRLGIRGYLGAGYDSGRWVGDEHGRLKRALNEAAGQKEFESALAFIKRVDGAAGGRVRGLLAPREVETCSLDLLRATRKAADELGMPIVTHAAYNVIEFYETLREHRMTPVELMESVGLLGRDLTVGHGNLVAENALLNYSGGRDLELMGRYGVTVSHCPVNIARRARYLDSWPKYRAAGINLALGSDTYPRDLIMQMRVASYVGKVVSHNLFAASAADVFEAATLGGARAVGRDDLGRLAPGAKADIVIIDLETRDSLRFGPVRDPIKALVECGIGDDVVTVIVDGVVRMRDRVIPGVDLAALRSQAQQAGEAVWSRVQEWDPLGRTAEQISPWSFPLATE; encoded by the coding sequence ATGAGAACCCTCGTCCGCGGCGGGTGGGTGGTTGGCTTCTCTGGCCACACCCACACGCTCACCCCTGATGGCGTAGTCGTGTACGAGAACGACCGCGTCCTGCATGTCGGCCGCCGCTTCGACGGCGCCGTCGACACCGAGATCGACGCCCGCGACCGACTGGTGTCGCCCGGCTTCATCGACACGCACGTGCACTCCGGGCATCGCGCCTCGCACCGGCTCATCACCGACACGGGGCGGCCCGACTTCTACGGCCAGCCCTTCCTGGAGATCACCGTGCCGCGCGAGGGCACGCGGGTGGGGGGCGATCCCCGCTACGCGCGGCCCACGGACACCGACGCGGACGCGGGCAATCGATTGCTCGCCACCTTCACGGTGGCCGAGATGCTGCGCAACGGCATCACCACCTTCATGGAGTTCGGCAGCCAGCTCCGGGTGCAGGAGGCGCTCCTCAGCGAGGTGGATCGGCTCGGCATTCGCGGATATCTCGGCGCGGGCTATGACTCCGGCCGCTGGGTCGGCGACGAGCACGGCCGACTCAAGCGCGCGCTGAACGAGGCCGCCGGTCAGAAAGAGTTCGAGAGCGCGCTCGCCTTCATCAAGCGCGTCGACGGCGCCGCAGGCGGTCGCGTCCGTGGGCTCCTGGCCCCGCGGGAGGTGGAGACGTGCAGCCTCGATCTCCTGCGCGCCACCCGCAAGGCGGCCGACGAGCTCGGGATGCCCATCGTCACCCACGCCGCCTACAACGTCATCGAGTTCTACGAGACCCTGCGCGAGCACCGCATGACCCCGGTGGAGCTGATGGAGAGCGTGGGGTTGCTCGGGCGCGACCTCACCGTGGGCCACGGCAACCTGGTGGCGGAGAACGCGCTGCTGAACTACTCGGGCGGGCGAGACCTCGAGCTGATGGGCCGGTACGGCGTGACGGTGTCGCACTGCCCCGTGAATATCGCACGCCGCGCGCGGTATCTGGACTCCTGGCCGAAGTACCGGGCGGCCGGCATCAATCTGGCGCTGGGGAGCGACACGTACCCGCGGGATCTCATCATGCAGATGCGCGTCGCCTCCTATGTCGGCAAGGTGGTGAGCCACAACCTCTTCGCGGCCTCCGCCGCCGATGTGTTCGAGGCGGCCACGCTCGGGGGCGCGCGCGCGGTTGGCCGCGACGATCTCGGCCGGTTGGCGCCCGGCGCCAAGGCCGACATCGTGATCATCGACCTCGAGACCCGCGACAGCCTGCGCTTCGGTCCCGTGCGCGATCCGATCAAGGCGCTGGTCGAGTGTGGCATCGGGGACGACGTGGTGACCGTGATCGTCGATGGCGTCGTTCGCATGCGCGATCGCGTCATTCCCGGCGTGGATCTCGCCGCGCTCCGTAGTCAGGCGCAGCAGGCGGGGGAGGCGGTGTGGTCGCGCGTGCAGGAATGGGATCCGCTCGGGCGCACGGCCGAGCAGATCAGCCCCTGGTCCTTCCCCCTCGCTACCGAGTGA
- a CDS encoding ABC transporter permease: MARFVLKHLAFLLLTLLVVSFLVFTLNEFSPGDVARKILGAYATQEQVEILTKEMGLDRPVLVRYVEFLGKLASGDLGNSTRFKVPVKDIIWSRLANTAFLAALAFACIVPLSMLLGIAAGMRESSPLDRAILIFSTVVASVPEFALGVFLASVFVAALGWLPGTATLVAGGGWSVASQLVLPVAVIVLFDAGYVVSMIRASMIEVMQRPYIRTAVLKGMSFRRVVVRHALRNAMINPVTVILLQINYLISGVVVVETVFAYPGFGRMMLEAALFKDIALVEVGALVAVGVAVMTQILGDLAYMLLDPRIRA, translated from the coding sequence GTGGCGCGATTCGTGCTCAAGCACCTGGCTTTTCTGCTCCTCACGCTCCTCGTGGTGTCCTTCCTCGTCTTCACCCTCAACGAGTTTTCCCCGGGCGACGTGGCTCGGAAGATCCTGGGCGCCTACGCGACCCAGGAGCAGGTGGAGATCCTCACCAAGGAGATGGGCCTCGATCGCCCGGTCCTGGTTCGTTACGTCGAGTTCCTCGGCAAGCTCGCCTCGGGTGATCTCGGGAACTCGACCCGCTTCAAGGTGCCGGTCAAGGACATCATCTGGAGCCGGCTGGCCAATACCGCCTTTCTCGCCGCGCTCGCCTTCGCCTGCATCGTGCCCCTGTCGATGCTCCTCGGCATCGCGGCTGGGATGCGCGAATCCTCGCCCCTCGACCGCGCCATCCTGATCTTCAGCACCGTGGTCGCCTCGGTCCCGGAGTTCGCCCTCGGCGTCTTTCTCGCCAGCGTCTTCGTCGCCGCGCTGGGCTGGCTTCCCGGCACGGCCACGCTGGTGGCGGGCGGCGGTTGGTCCGTTGCCTCGCAGCTCGTGCTGCCCGTCGCCGTGATCGTGCTCTTCGACGCCGGCTACGTCGTCAGCATGATCCGCGCGTCGATGATCGAGGTGATGCAACGCCCCTACATCCGCACCGCCGTGCTGAAGGGCATGAGCTTCCGCCGGGTGGTCGTCCGCCATGCCCTCCGCAACGCGATGATCAATCCCGTCACCGTGATCCTCCTGCAGATCAACTATCTGATCTCGGGCGTCGTCGTGGTCGAGACGGTCTTCGCATACCCGGGCTTCGGCCGCATGATGCTCGAGGCCGCGCTCTTCAAGGACATCGCACTCGTCGAGGTCGGCGCGCTGGTGGCCGTCGGGGTCGCGGTCATGACGCAGATCCTCGGCGATCTGGCCTACATGCTGCTGGATCCGCGCATCCGGGCCTGA
- a CDS encoding DinB family protein yields the protein MAIPWVQELYGYHRWANHRLFDFVAGLGDEIASRDVGKQFSHPTIARMFGHIYGADRLWLNRWKGSSPAPLAGSELPTLAAVRSLWAPFENEQKGFLESLTPAELERVVEYKNAEGKAFRVPLAPLLIHVANHATHHRSEIATMVTMISGSPPDTGMASYQIISSGQLTA from the coding sequence ATGGCCATCCCGTGGGTGCAGGAGCTCTATGGGTATCACCGGTGGGCCAATCACCGGCTCTTCGACTTCGTGGCGGGGCTCGGCGACGAGATCGCAAGCCGCGATGTCGGTAAACAGTTCAGCCATCCCACCATCGCCCGGATGTTCGGCCACATCTACGGAGCCGACCGGCTGTGGCTGAACCGCTGGAAAGGCAGCTCGCCCGCTCCGCTGGCCGGTAGTGAGCTGCCCACCCTGGCCGCCGTCCGTTCCCTCTGGGCCCCCTTCGAGAACGAGCAGAAGGGCTTCCTGGAGTCGCTGACGCCCGCTGAGCTGGAGCGAGTCGTCGAGTACAAGAACGCCGAGGGGAAAGCCTTTCGGGTTCCCCTCGCGCCGCTTCTCATTCACGTGGCCAACCACGCCACGCATCATCGGAGCGAGATCGCGACCATGGTGACCATGATCAGCGGCTCGCCGCCCGATACCGGCATGGCCAGCTACCAGATCATCTCCTCGGGCCAGCTCACCGCGTAA
- a CDS encoding ABC transporter permease: MSVPTTVEGLPAVPAQVPLGFTRTWARRLGRLRESRPALIGVGIIAFWVMAAVLAPAIAPYPPNANNMAALAHPTPSVAHWLGTDHLGRDLLSRILWGARTVLTVAPLAVLGAAILGSLLGLMAGYYRGVIDLVIIRACDIVLSFPVIILYMIILAHFGSSALNIIGVLTLTKAPIIARIVRGLTIELREREYVAAAKMRGESPLYIMLVEILPNARGPLIVDMCLRTGYNVVIIGALGFLGIGLPPPDPDWGGMVKDTYGMMSVWPHMALFPCAAISSLVIGFNLLAVGLREIGLRD, from the coding sequence GTGTCCGTTCCCACCACCGTCGAAGGTCTTCCCGCGGTTCCTGCGCAGGTGCCGCTCGGCTTCACGCGGACCTGGGCGCGCCGTCTCGGGCGTCTCCGCGAGTCGAGGCCCGCCCTGATCGGCGTGGGCATCATCGCCTTCTGGGTGATGGCGGCGGTGCTGGCCCCGGCCATCGCCCCGTATCCGCCCAATGCCAACAACATGGCCGCGCTCGCGCACCCCACCCCGTCGGTCGCTCACTGGCTCGGCACCGATCACCTCGGGCGGGATCTCCTCTCGCGCATCCTGTGGGGCGCGCGGACGGTGCTGACGGTGGCGCCGCTCGCCGTGCTGGGCGCGGCGATCCTGGGCTCGCTCCTCGGGCTGATGGCCGGCTACTACCGCGGCGTCATCGATCTCGTGATCATCCGCGCGTGCGACATCGTGCTGTCGTTCCCCGTGATCATCCTCTACATGATCATCCTGGCCCACTTCGGCTCCTCGGCCCTGAACATCATCGGCGTGCTCACCCTGACCAAGGCCCCCATCATCGCGCGCATCGTGCGAGGCCTCACCATCGAGCTGCGGGAGCGGGAGTATGTGGCCGCCGCGAAGATGCGCGGCGAGTCGCCGCTCTACATCATGCTCGTGGAGATCCTGCCCAACGCGCGCGGGCCCCTGATCGTCGACATGTGCCTGCGCACCGGCTACAACGTCGTGATCATCGGGGCGCTGGGATTCCTGGGCATCGGCCTGCCCCCGCCCGATCCCGACTGGGGCGGCATGGTCAAGGACACCTACGGCATGATGTCGGTCTGGCCGCACATGGCGCTCTTCCCCTGCGCGGCCATCTCCTCGCTCGTGATCGGCTTCAACCTCCTGGCCGTCGGTCTCCGCGAGATCGGCCTCCGTGACTGA